A stretch of DNA from Gemmatimonas sp.:
CGTGCAACCGAAGGTGGCGCCCGATGCGACTATCCGGCGCACCTTCCGCGTGCGCCTGTTCGATTGCGACGGATTTCGCGTGATGACGGCGTCACGGTACGCGGCGTACATGGACTTCATCCGGTGGGAGATGATCGCCCGCTCACCGATGTATCACGCCATCGTGACACGCGGACTGGCCCCTACGCTCGGCTCGCAGAAGCTGATCTATCGGAAGCCACTCAAGCGGTGGACGCGATTCGAGGTCGAGTTGGAGCTTGCCGGATGGGATGACAAGTGGATCTACCATATCCATCGGTTCGCGCAGCACGGGGAGATCAAGGCCGTTGGTATCACCCGGGCGTTGATCTGGAAGCGCGACGTACCAAGCATGCTCGCCGATGTCCTGCGCGATTCCGGCGTGACGCGACCGGCCATGAATCCGCCCGACTGGGTCTTCGAGCTTTTCGCACAGGACAAGGAGATCATCGATCGGCAACGTGTAGCGGCGAGCGCATAATGATGCACGATGAGGAGTCGAAGCGACTCGCGGCGGCGCGCGATGGCACGCGCCCGTGGAAGCGCTGGGGCCCGTATCTCAGCGAACGGCAGTGGGGCACGGTGCGAGAAGATGCGAGCGCGGGCGGTGACGCGTGGACTCACTTCACGCACGATCAGTCGCGTTCGCGGGCGTATCGCTGGGGCGAGGACGGACTTGGCGGCATCAGCGACGACAAGCAGCAGCTGTGTTTCGCGCTGGCGCTGTGGAATGGCGCCGATCCCATTCTCAAGGAGCGCGCCTTCGGACTGGACAACAGCGAAGGCAATCACGGCGAGGATGTGAAGGAGTACTACTTTTACCTCGATTCCACGCCGACGCACTCGTACATGAAGTATCTGTACAAGTATCCGCAGGCGGCGTACCCGTATCTCGATCTGATCGCCACCAACGCGCGGCGCAGCCGAGAGGAGCCGGAGTACGAACTGCTGGATACCGGCGTGTTCGATGGACAGCGCTACTTCGATGTGTTCGTGGAGTACGCCAAGGGCGATGCCGACGATATCCTGATCGCGATCACCGCCTGCAATCGCGGACCCGACGCGGCGCGCCTGCGGCTCTTGCCCACGCTCTGGTTCCGCAACATCTGGACAGGTGACGCCAGCGCCGCAAAGCCCATGATGCACGCGATGCGAGCAGTGGCCTCACACGGCGGCGCGACCGTACAGGCGACACATCCGGGCTTCGTCGCGCGCGCCATGCCGGAGGCGTACTACCTGTACTGCGACGCCGACGTGCCGCTGCTGTTCACCGAGAACGAGACCAACACGGCGCGACTGTCCGGCCAGCCGAACGCGAGCGCTTGGGTGAAGGACGGCATCAACGACTACGTCGTGCTAGGCAACCGGGATGCCGTACATCCGGCGCAGCGTGGCACGAAAGTATCCGCGCTCTACGAGCTCGACCTCGCGGCCGGCGCCCAGACGACGGTGCGGTTGCGCCTCACGGCGCAGGCTCCGGAGGAATCGCACGCACCATTCGCCGATTTTGACGCGGTGTTTTCGGCGCGCATGCGCGAGGCCGATGCGTTTTACGATGCGATCACGCCGATTGGCGTGCGCATGGACGTCGAGCGCAGCAATGTGATGCGGCAGGCGCTGGCGGGCATGCTGTGGTCGAAGCAATACTACCACTGCGACCTGGAACAGCATCGCACCGGTCATCATGCGAAGAAAAACAGCGCATGGTCGCACATGTACTGCGACGATATCATCTCGATGCCGGACACATGGGAATATCCGTGGTACGCTGCCTGGGATCTGGCCTTTCACGCCATCCCGCTGGCGATCGTCGATATGGATTTCGCGAAGGAGCAGCTCGATCTGCTGCTGCGCAACGACTATCTGCATCCGAACGGCCAGCTGCCAGCGTGCGAGTGGAATTTCAGTGACGTGAATCCGCCGGTGCACGCATGGGCCACGATGCAGCTGTATCTGCTGGAGAAGGAACGCCGCGGTGGCCAGGGTGAGCTGGAGTTCCTGAAGCAATCGTTCGAAAAACTGCTGGTGAACTTCACCTGGTGGATCAACCGGAAGGATCGCGCTGGCGCGAACATCTTCGAAGGTGGCTTCCTCGGCCTCGACAACATCGGTGTGTTCGACCGCTCGTCGCCGTTGCCCACCGGCGGGTACATCGATCAGGCCGACGGCACCGCGTGGATGGTGTTCTACAGTCAGCAAATGCTGCGCATTGCCGTGGAACTGGCGCTGCACGAACCGCGCTATCAGGACTTCGTGGAGAAGTTCTATCAGCACACGCTACGTATCGCGGGCGCGATGGATCGCGTGGGTGAGCATCAGGACGAAATGTGGGACGAGGCCGACGGCTTCTTCTACGACGTGCTGCGCTTGCCCGACGGAGCGGCGATGCGCCTCAAGGTGCGCTCCATCGTGGGGCTCTTGCCGCTGGCGGCGGTGGCGGTGTTCGAGGCCGATTTGTTCGATCGGCTCCCGCGCTTTCGGGAGCAGAGCGCGGCGTTCGCGCGGCGACATCCGCGGCTCATTGCGAACCTGCATCTGCCCGACCGACCCGGGGTGGCCGACCGTCGCATGCTGTCGATCGTCGATGAAACGAAACTGCGTCGCATTCTATCGCGCATGCTCGACGAGCAGGAGTTCTTCTCGCCACACGGCATCAGGGCCCTGTCACGCCATCACCACGAGCATCCGTACACCTTTACGCACGACGGCAAGGAACATCGCGTCGCCTACGTGCCGGGCGACTCCGACAGTGGCATGTTCGGTGGCAATTCCAACTGGCGCGGACCGGTGTGGATGCCGATCAACTATCTGTTATACGGCGCCCTGTTGCGGCTGTACGCGTACTACGGTGACGACTTCACCGTGGAGTGCCCCACCGGGTCAGGCCACCAGATGACGCTGTTGGAGGTGGCGATGGAGCTGGGCGATCGCTTGTGCAGCATCTTCCAGCCCGATGCCGCTGGGGCACGACCCGTGAATGGACGCGATACGGTGTTTCGCGACGATCCGTACTGGCGCGACCTCGTGCAATTCTCCGAGTACTTCCACGGCGACACCGGCGCCGGCGTGGGCGCCAGCCATCAGACTGGATGGACGGGCTGCATCGCACAGATCATTCAAACCAACGGTATGCTGGCGAAGGAACTGCTGCACACCGCAGGAGGTATGACGGCCGCCATCCGCATTCTGCAGACGAGCACCCGCATGCCCCGGCCGTAATTGCGGCGCCGGGCGGATGCGCGTTACGGACGCTTGGCGATCGGACGTCCAGTGCGGATGATCGCTGACGCTTGGTCGGCGGTGCCGGACAGGAGCAGACCGAGGTAGCCCTTCTCGATCCGGTCCCTGATCGTACCGGCGGCGGCCGTCATCATGCTCGGCATTCCCGCCTTCGCTCCAAGGTCACGCGTGCGCTGACACGCCGCCTCGGCGCCCGGCGCATCACCGCCCATGTCGCGGGTGAGACTGCCGATGCCGCACGACAGCAGGCTGTAGCCCTTCACGGCCGCGATGTCGGCAACCTCGGCGATGGCGCCTTTGTCTTCCACCATCAGCATCGCGATCACGGTGCCCTTGGGATTCGCGGGTGACCACACGTTGGCGCCGGCCTCGGTGAAGAACGCGGCGGCGGTGCGTGCCTCAGCCGTGCTGCGCACATGCGGAATTACCACGCCGTCCGCGCCAAGCGCGAGCACTTCCTTCACGCGGGCGCGGGTCAGTTCGACGCCGGCGTCTTCGATGGTAGGAATACGAACGAGCAAGGTGGGACGCGTGGCCGCGCTGCTCAGCTTGATGCCGTTCACCATCGCCCGCACCGCGTTCGCATCGTAGGCCCCTTCGAGATTCAGGAAGAGGTAGTCGAGCAGCGGATTCTCGGCGAGCGCCTTGGCACCGGCTTCGGTATACAGCGGCGGGAGACGGGTGGCGCCGGCGGCTGGTGGGGCCGGTGGCCGCTCACTGGGAACGAACATGCCGAACGCGGCCGCGCCCGACTTCCACAGCGGCAATGCTGCGCCAGCGGCGACAGAGGGCGAGGACTTCGATGCGCTCGCGCAGCCGCCGAGGATCGTGGCCGCGAATGGTAGTGCAACGAGCCAGCCCGTACGACGCATGTGCCGTTCTCCTGAGAGTGAGCGCCGAGGCTGCGGCGCGACAGTCGTGCGAAGCCGTATCATATCGCGCGGACGGTGGACGCGCTCGCCGTCGAGCCACAGTTTCTGTGCCATGGCACACGATCTTCTTCGGCATCTCGCGTCGCTTCGCGCGCACGGGGAGTGGGCGGATACCAAACTCGTTGTCGCCGCTCAGCAGGTGACCGGAGACGCGACGGCGGTGCGGCGTGAACTTTCTCACGTGCGCGGGGCTCAGGAGGTCTGGCTCTCGCGCATCGAGGGGCGAGCGGCGACGATACCGGTGTGGCCGGCGTATTCCGCGGTGGAGATCGAGCGGGCGGGTGCGGTGATCGACGAGCGCATGCGCCGCCTGTTCGACACGCTCACGCCCGAATCGTTGGCGCAGGAGATCGCGTACAGCAACTTGCAGGGCTTGCCATTTCGCACTGAGCTTGGTGAGATCCTGCTACACCTGCTCATGCACGGGCAGTATCATCGCGGCAAAGCGAATGTGGCGCTGCGCGATGTGGGCGCGGCCACGGTCGGGGTGGACTACATCGCGTGGCACCGCGAGTTCGGATCGTCCTTGCGCGAGGTGTAGCGACCCGCATGCAAAACGCGCCGGGCATGACGCCCGGCGCGTTTCCGTGTCGTCCACGGAGGTTCGTAACGACCTGAGGTCGTGATGGCACCTGCAGCCATCTGATTCCGTGTCGGCACCCGATTGACCGGGTATCAATTCCCAGCCAACGGTCCGTCCCACTCTGAGGTGGGATACATGCAGCGGGTCGATGCGCGCGGTGCCATCTCGCTTCGCCTCTGTCACCCCGAGAAATCGGGATCGATCCCCGACCCGCCGAGGCATCGTGGAGGCATCGCCCTCACTCTGCGAGCGTATAGTGCCACCGTTTCGCACGGTGCACTATCGGGCAAAACCTTACGCGAAGCCGCCCCGACCACGGCTGCCAGGGCCATCCTTGAATCAAGCCGACGCGCGCGCCGTACGGAGCGCGCAGGCGCGCGGCTCCGCGCGGGCGACTCACGCATCCCACCAACATGCCGACCGCGTCACTCACAACGTCGATTTCCGACGCTCAGCTCGAAATGCGTCTTGCCTACTTTGGCGGTGCCCCCGGGATGCTGACGTCGGCACTGGTGTGGATGACGGCGGGCTTCGTGGCGCTACGTCAAACACCGGAGCGCGCGGTCTGGGCCCTGTTCATCGGGGGGATGCTGATCCATCCGCTGTCGGTTGTGCTCACAAAGGCATTGGGCCGGAGCGGTACCCACGGCCCGCACAATCCGCTCGGCACGCTGGCGCTGGCGACCACGTTCTGGATGATCCTGTGCCTGCCGCTGGCGTACGGCGTGTCCTTGCATCGCATCGAGTGGTTCTTTCCCGCCATGCTGCTGGTGATCGGAGGGCGATATCTGACGTTCTCCACCGTATTCGGCACGCGGATCTATTGGCTCTGCGGCGGTACGCTGGCGCTCGCCGGCTATGCGGCTGCCGCGGCCAAGGCGTCTCCGGTGATCGGCGCGTTCGCCGGTGCGGCCATCGAGGCGGCCTTTGCTCTGGTGATCTTCGTGCGCGCCCGACGTGCGCCGGGAGTCGCTAAACTGCATGCGTGATCCGGTTCACCTCGCCACCTGACGCTAGCGATCTCCCCGCGCGATTCCCGAGTCCCTTCGATCGGGCGGCCGTCCATCCGCTCGCACGCCGCGCGGCGATGGAGACCATGGACCTGCTCCAGTTGCCCGCAATGGCCCCCTGGCGGCTCGATCAGCCCGGCAACGGCAAAATGTTCGGGGTGCTGGTGGTGGCGGCTTCTGATGGCACGGTGGGCTATTTGCGCGGCTTCTCCGGCATGGTCGCCGGCATGTGGACGATCGAGGGCTGGGCCCCGCCGACGTACGACGAGGCGGCGCGTGATGCGGTCTGGATTCCCGGTGAGGCCGAGCTGTACGACCTGGGTACCGACGACGACGCGCGCACCGCGCGCTCGCGCGAACTGTTGCCCGCGATCCAGGAGACGTATCGATTCACCAACGCGTGGGGTGAGGTGCGCGCGCTGCGCGATCTGTTCGCGCCCAAGGAGCCACCGGGCGGGGCGGGTGATTGTGCGGCGCCAAAGCTGCTGGCACAGGCCTACGCGCAGGGGCTGCGGCCATTGGCGCTGGCCGAGTTCTGGTGGGGCGCACCACCGCGCACCGGCGATCGTCGGGCCGGGTCGTTCTATCCGGCCTGTCAGGGGAAGTGTCCGCCGATTCTGGCGCATATGTTGCGCGGCGTACCGGCCGATCCGCCGCCGCTGTTCGGTGCGGCTGCCATCGCCGAACGCGAGCCCGCCGTCGTGTACGAGGACGAGCATCTCGTCGTCGTGAACAAGCCGTGTGGACTGCTTTCGGTGCCAGGACGCAGCGGATTATTGCGGGACTCAGTGTCCACCCGATTGCGCGCGCGTTATCCCGATGCCACGGGACAGTTGGTGGTGCATCGACTCGATCTCGACACGTCGGGACTGCTGCTGGCTGCGAAGGACACCACCACCTTCTCGGCGTTGCAGCGACTGTTCTCGCTGCGCGAGATCGCGAAGCGGTATGTGGCATGGCTCGACGGCCATGTGCAGGACGACGAGGGCGTGATCGACTTCCCGATGCGCATGGATATCGACGACCGTCCGCGACAAATCCACGACCCGGTACATGGCAAAGCGGCCGTGACCACGTGGCAGGTGCTTACCCGCGCCGACGGGCGAACCAAGGTGGCGTTCACGCCGCACACGGGTCGAACGCATCAGTTGCGTGTGCACGCGTCGAATCCGATTGGGCTCGATGCGCCGATCGTCGGCGACCGCCTCTACGGACGCGTGGCGCCGGAGTATGGCGAGCGGCTCCTGTTGCACGCCGAATCACTCGCGTTCACCCATCCCGTGACGGGTGTTGAAGTCCGTGTGACAAGCTCGGTACCGTTCTGAGCGGTACTGCGATGTTGCCCCACATATCCCCGCGCAGTACAATCTCCCGATGTCGCATCTCACCACTAAGGGAGTCGTTAACGCATGAGTGACAAGAAGATCATCGCGGTGTTCGGCGCCACCGGCGCGCAGGGCGGCGGACTCGCCCGCGCGATTGCTGCCGACTCGAGCGGCGGGTTTGTGGCCCGTGCCATCACGCGCCATCCGCACTCGGACAAGGCCGAGGCGCTCGCCGCCGAGGGAATCCAAGTCGTGGCCGGTGACATCGATGACGCGTCGACGCTTGGCGCGGCGCTCGAGGGCGCATACGGCGCGTTTTGCGTCACGAATTTCTGGGAGCACTTCTCCGCCGAGCGCGAAGGCGTGCAGGCCACGAACATGGCGCGCGCCACGAAGGCCGCCGGGGTGCAGCATGTGATCTGGTCCACGCTCGAAGACACGCGTAAGTGGATCCCGCTGGACGATACCCGCATGCCGACGTTGCACGGCCACTTCAAGTGCCCGCACTTCGACTCAAAGGGCGCGGTCGATGCCGTGTTCGCGAATGAAGGCGCGCCGACCACGTACATGATGGTTGCGTTCTACTGGGACAATCTCATCCACTTCGGCATGGGGCCGCGCGCCAACGAACAGGGCGAGTTGGTGATGGCGCTACCGTTGGGCGGCGCGAAGCTGCCCGGTATCGGCGCCGAAGATATCGGCCGCTGCGCGTACGGCATTTTCAAGGAGGGCCCCAGCACGATCGGTCAGCGCATCGGCATCGCCGGCGAATCGCTGAGCGGCGAAGACATGGCGGCCAAGCTCGGCAAGGCGATCGGTCGCCCGGTGCACTTCTTCGACGTGCCGTTCGACACGTACCGCGGACTCGGTTTCCCGGGCGCCGAAGACCTCGGCAACATGTTCCAGTTCCAGCAGATTCTGGGCGAAGAGTTCCAGCGCTACCGCGATGCGGCGCGTTCGCGTCAGCTGTATTCCGGCTTGCTCGATTTCGATGCCTGGCTGGCGAAGCACGCGGCGACGATTCCGATTGGGTGACGCTTGAACGGCTAACCGAAACTGCAAACTCCCTAGTAGGCAGGGAGGAGGGAATCAGGGTGGAGGAGGCAGGTGAAAAGCGCGCGCCGTTGCTCCTTCCTGCCCCCTGATACCCTCCTCCCTGCTCACTAGGGAGTTAAGAGTTGGGAGTCGCCCGTTACCTCGGCAACGCCTGCTCTATATCCGCCGCGATGTAGGCCATCACCGCCATGACCGCCACGCAGCGTTGCACTTCGGCCCGATCGAGTTTGTCCGGGGTGTCGGCATCTGTGTGATGGAACCAGAAGTAGCGCGAGCCGTCCACATTCAGTCCCATGCCCGGCACGCCGGTGGCCATGATCGGACCGATGTCCGCGCCGCCGCCGGACGCTTCGATCTTGCCGGCGTTGATGGGATTCAGCAACGAACCGATCGCGGTCACGATCGCGCGGGCCGCCGGCGAGCCGGTGAAGCCGAAACCGAGCGGAGAGAATACGCCACCATCGGATTCAATCGCCAACTGGTGCGTCTCGCTCTGGTGGGCATCGCGATACGCGTTGCCGCCGCGCATGCCGTTTTCCTCGTTCGTCCAACCAACGGCGCGAATCGTACGACGTGGCGTGAGGCCGAGCTTCTTGAGCAGGCGGATCGCTTCCCACGCGATCACGACACCGCCGGCATCATCCATGGCGCCCTGGCCCACGTCCCACGAATCGATGTGACCGCCCATCACGACGATCTCATTGGGCTTTTCGCGACCGCGCAGTTCACCCATCACGTTGTGGCTCTGCGCGTCGGGTAACATCTTGGCGCTCATCTTGAGCGTCACGCGGACCTTGTCGCCGCGGTTGATCATCCTGCGCATCATCATCGCGTCTTCGGAGGTGACACTCGCGTGGGGAATCTTCTTCACGGTCGAGTCGTAGCTCATGCTGCCGGTGTGCGGTGTGCGCATGCTGTACGGACCGGCCGCCCGTGCCAACGAGGCAACCGCACCGACTTTGGCGGCGGCGATGGCACCGAGACGACGGAACGACCCGTTGTAGCCGTAGTCGCGCCACTCGGCGTCGTACAGCACGATCTTGCCTTTGGCTTCAGCGGCGCGCTGGGTGAGTTCTTCGAAGCTCGCGACCACCATCACTTCGGCGGTGATGCCGGCGGCCGGCGTGGCGATGCTGCCGCCGAGGCCGAGCATCGGCAGCAGCTGGCGACGCGGCGCGACCAGCTCCAGCGACTCGGCGCCGCGAACCCAGTGCGGCACCATGACCTTCTCGCGCTTCACGTTGGTCAGGCCGTCCTTCTCCATCGTGGCGGCGGTCCAGACAATCGCGTCTTCGAGCGCCTTGGAGCCCGACAAACGGTGGCCGAACCGATCGGCAAGCTCGGCAATGCGGTTCCATGCGCCCGCCGAGTCGGCCTGGGCCGCCGCGATGATCCGGTTGGCGACCTCGGCGTACTTGGCGGGAATCGCTTCGGGGGCCTGCGCGGAAAGCGGAGCCGTAACCGGTGCGGCGATCGCGGCCAGCGCGAAGGCAGCGAACAAGGAAGAGCGAACCATCGGCATGTCCACGTTCGGGGGGAGGGGAGGGAATCCTTGCAATCTTGGGCCTGCGCCCCGTCCCGTCCAATCCCCGTGGCATATTGAGCGAACCTCTCTCTCATCCAACATGCTGACTGATACGATCATCGCGAAGCGCACGAGTGGCCGTGTCACGTGCGCCCTGGTGCCGCAGCCCCAATGGGCGAAATCACGCGTCCTCGCCGATCAGGCGGTGGAAAGCCTCGGTCTTCGCGCGCTCGGCGAGGGTTGGCTCGAGGTGAGCGAGAGTGACGCGCTCCGCATCGCCGCTGGCGTGCTCGGTCGGGATCTCGCCAGCAACGCCGTGATCATTCCCGCCGTCGAGGC
This window harbors:
- a CDS encoding acyl-CoA thioesterase, whose amino-acid sequence is MIHYWFTIVKILALRHVQPKVAPDATIRRTFRVRLFDCDGFRVMTASRYAAYMDFIRWEMIARSPMYHAIVTRGLAPTLGSQKLIYRKPLKRWTRFEVELELAGWDDKWIYHIHRFAQHGEIKAVGITRALIWKRDVPSMLADVLRDSGVTRPAMNPPDWVFELFAQDKEIIDRQRVAASA
- a CDS encoding glucosidase; amino-acid sequence: MHDEESKRLAAARDGTRPWKRWGPYLSERQWGTVREDASAGGDAWTHFTHDQSRSRAYRWGEDGLGGISDDKQQLCFALALWNGADPILKERAFGLDNSEGNHGEDVKEYYFYLDSTPTHSYMKYLYKYPQAAYPYLDLIATNARRSREEPEYELLDTGVFDGQRYFDVFVEYAKGDADDILIAITACNRGPDAARLRLLPTLWFRNIWTGDASAAKPMMHAMRAVASHGGATVQATHPGFVARAMPEAYYLYCDADVPLLFTENETNTARLSGQPNASAWVKDGINDYVVLGNRDAVHPAQRGTKVSALYELDLAAGAQTTVRLRLTAQAPEESHAPFADFDAVFSARMREADAFYDAITPIGVRMDVERSNVMRQALAGMLWSKQYYHCDLEQHRTGHHAKKNSAWSHMYCDDIISMPDTWEYPWYAAWDLAFHAIPLAIVDMDFAKEQLDLLLRNDYLHPNGQLPACEWNFSDVNPPVHAWATMQLYLLEKERRGGQGELEFLKQSFEKLLVNFTWWINRKDRAGANIFEGGFLGLDNIGVFDRSSPLPTGGYIDQADGTAWMVFYSQQMLRIAVELALHEPRYQDFVEKFYQHTLRIAGAMDRVGEHQDEMWDEADGFFYDVLRLPDGAAMRLKVRSIVGLLPLAAVAVFEADLFDRLPRFREQSAAFARRHPRLIANLHLPDRPGVADRRMLSIVDETKLRRILSRMLDEQEFFSPHGIRALSRHHHEHPYTFTHDGKEHRVAYVPGDSDSGMFGGNSNWRGPVWMPINYLLYGALLRLYAYYGDDFTVECPTGSGHQMTLLEVAMELGDRLCSIFQPDAAGARPVNGRDTVFRDDPYWRDLVQFSEYFHGDTGAGVGASHQTGWTGCIAQIIQTNGMLAKELLHTAGGMTAAIRILQTSTRMPRP
- a CDS encoding aldolase/citrate lyase family protein; translation: MRRTGWLVALPFAATILGGCASASKSSPSVAAGAALPLWKSGAAAFGMFVPSERPPAPPAAGATRLPPLYTEAGAKALAENPLLDYLFLNLEGAYDANAVRAMVNGIKLSSAATRPTLLVRIPTIEDAGVELTRARVKEVLALGADGVVIPHVRSTAEARTAAAFFTEAGANVWSPANPKGTVIAMLMVEDKGAIAEVADIAAVKGYSLLSCGIGSLTRDMGGDAPGAEAACQRTRDLGAKAGMPSMMTAAAGTIRDRIEKGYLGLLLSGTADQASAIIRTGRPIAKRP
- a CDS encoding DinB family protein, with translation MAHDLLRHLASLRAHGEWADTKLVVAAQQVTGDATAVRRELSHVRGAQEVWLSRIEGRAATIPVWPAYSAVEIERAGAVIDERMRRLFDTLTPESLAQEIAYSNLQGLPFRTELGEILLHLLMHGQYHRGKANVALRDVGAATVGVDYIAWHREFGSSLREV
- a CDS encoding RluA family pseudouridine synthase → MIRFTSPPDASDLPARFPSPFDRAAVHPLARRAAMETMDLLQLPAMAPWRLDQPGNGKMFGVLVVAASDGTVGYLRGFSGMVAGMWTIEGWAPPTYDEAARDAVWIPGEAELYDLGTDDDARTARSRELLPAIQETYRFTNAWGEVRALRDLFAPKEPPGGAGDCAAPKLLAQAYAQGLRPLALAEFWWGAPPRTGDRRAGSFYPACQGKCPPILAHMLRGVPADPPPLFGAAAIAEREPAVVYEDEHLVVVNKPCGLLSVPGRSGLLRDSVSTRLRARYPDATGQLVVHRLDLDTSGLLLAAKDTTTFSALQRLFSLREIAKRYVAWLDGHVQDDEGVIDFPMRMDIDDRPRQIHDPVHGKAAVTTWQVLTRADGRTKVAFTPHTGRTHQLRVHASNPIGLDAPIVGDRLYGRVAPEYGERLLLHAESLAFTHPVTGVEVRVTSSVPF
- a CDS encoding NmrA/HSCARG family protein, with product MSDKKIIAVFGATGAQGGGLARAIAADSSGGFVARAITRHPHSDKAEALAAEGIQVVAGDIDDASTLGAALEGAYGAFCVTNFWEHFSAEREGVQATNMARATKAAGVQHVIWSTLEDTRKWIPLDDTRMPTLHGHFKCPHFDSKGAVDAVFANEGAPTTYMMVAFYWDNLIHFGMGPRANEQGELVMALPLGGAKLPGIGAEDIGRCAYGIFKEGPSTIGQRIGIAGESLSGEDMAAKLGKAIGRPVHFFDVPFDTYRGLGFPGAEDLGNMFQFQQILGEEFQRYRDAARSRQLYSGLLDFDAWLAKHAATIPIG
- a CDS encoding M28 family metallopeptidase, with the protein product MVRSSLFAAFALAAIAAPVTAPLSAQAPEAIPAKYAEVANRIIAAAQADSAGAWNRIAELADRFGHRLSGSKALEDAIVWTAATMEKDGLTNVKREKVMVPHWVRGAESLELVAPRRQLLPMLGLGGSIATPAAGITAEVMVVASFEELTQRAAEAKGKIVLYDAEWRDYGYNGSFRRLGAIAAAKVGAVASLARAAGPYSMRTPHTGSMSYDSTVKKIPHASVTSEDAMMMRRMINRGDKVRVTLKMSAKMLPDAQSHNVMGELRGREKPNEIVVMGGHIDSWDVGQGAMDDAGGVVIAWEAIRLLKKLGLTPRRTIRAVGWTNEENGMRGGNAYRDAHQSETHQLAIESDGGVFSPLGFGFTGSPAARAIVTAIGSLLNPINAGKIEASGGGADIGPIMATGVPGMGLNVDGSRYFWFHHTDADTPDKLDRAEVQRCVAVMAVMAYIAADIEQALPR